One genomic region from Sorangium aterium encodes:
- a CDS encoding PAS domain-containing protein: protein MDDRLASLSCKTLLDGTPTPLALLSSAGEVVACNAAWESCVGPSGRLLERVHEDDRGELSARITGARAAAGSVSAAARVVGARGEIVQLHWTLWRADDTALWAAVKPDRGAWEAQARILVDVFQTMDAIVWWCDRAGTLHVSDGNGLESMGLKRGQLVGMNMFDLYGADADIMGLCKRVLEGEPVRTDTVAGGVHWIVHYAPRRNDDGEIVGVQTFGINLADDVRLAVKGELLRACIDSMPIAILAFDRTGSCVIAQGGALAQIGCTERGELGKHMRELCGDTEDVRAAFEQALSGEIAQVEQVRRDRIWRTRFVPQKDVLGETTGVGAICEDITQQLRVEQQLREQLRLTQDQQESIARLSSPIIEVWQDVLIVPLIGSVDADRAAMVMESLLASVVEKQSAFAILDLTGLDSVDTTTAQHLIKIINGLTLLGCKGVVTGIRPPVAQTMVGLGFDLSQVKTLRSLKEALRWCMGARRGGGAAPHRLERR from the coding sequence ATGGACGACAGGCTCGCTTCGCTCTCATGTAAGACACTGCTTGACGGCACACCCACACCGCTGGCGTTGCTCTCCAGCGCCGGCGAGGTGGTCGCCTGCAACGCGGCCTGGGAGAGCTGCGTTGGCCCGTCCGGGCGGCTCCTCGAGCGCGTCCACGAGGACGATCGGGGAGAGCTGTCCGCCCGGATCACGGGCGCGCGCGCCGCCGCGGGCAGCGTCTCCGCCGCGGCGCGCGTCGTGGGCGCCCGCGGGGAGATCGTCCAGCTGCACTGGACGCTGTGGCGCGCCGACGACACGGCGCTCTGGGCTGCCGTGAAGCCCGATCGCGGGGCGTGGGAGGCTCAGGCGCGCATCCTCGTCGACGTGTTCCAGACGATGGATGCGATCGTCTGGTGGTGCGATCGGGCGGGCACGCTCCACGTCTCCGACGGCAACGGGCTCGAGAGCATGGGGCTCAAACGAGGTCAGCTCGTCGGAATGAACATGTTTGATCTCTACGGCGCGGACGCGGATATCATGGGCCTGTGCAAGCGCGTCCTCGAGGGGGAGCCGGTCCGCACGGACACCGTGGCCGGGGGCGTGCACTGGATCGTGCACTACGCGCCCCGCCGGAACGATGACGGCGAGATCGTGGGCGTCCAGACGTTCGGCATCAACCTGGCCGACGATGTCAGGCTCGCGGTGAAGGGGGAGCTGCTCCGCGCTTGCATCGACAGCATGCCCATCGCCATCCTGGCGTTCGACAGGACCGGCAGCTGCGTGATCGCGCAGGGCGGAGCGCTCGCGCAGATCGGTTGTACGGAGCGAGGCGAGCTGGGCAAGCACATGCGCGAGCTGTGCGGCGACACCGAGGATGTTCGCGCGGCCTTCGAGCAGGCCCTCTCCGGGGAGATCGCGCAGGTCGAGCAGGTCCGGCGAGACAGGATCTGGCGGACCAGGTTCGTTCCCCAGAAAGACGTCCTCGGGGAGACCACCGGCGTCGGCGCCATCTGCGAGGACATCACGCAGCAGCTCCGCGTCGAGCAGCAGCTCCGGGAGCAGCTGCGGTTGACGCAGGATCAGCAGGAGTCGATCGCGCGGCTGTCGAGCCCCATCATCGAGGTCTGGCAGGACGTGCTCATCGTCCCCTTGATCGGCTCTGTCGACGCGGATCGCGCGGCGATGGTGATGGAGTCGCTGCTCGCGAGCGTGGTGGAGAAACAATCCGCCTTCGCGATCCTCGACCTCACCGGGCTCGATTCGGTCGACACGACGACGGCGCAGCACCTCATCAAGATCATCAATGGGTTGACGCTGCTCGGCTGCAAGGGCGTGGTCACCGGCATCCGCCCGCCGGTCGCGCAGACGATGGTCGGCCTCGGCTTCGATCTCTCGCAGGTCAAGACGCTGCGCAGCCTGAAGGAGGCGCTGCGCTGGTGCATGGGCGCCCGGCGCGGCGGAGGCGCCGCGCCGCACCGCCTGGAGCGCCGCTGA
- a CDS encoding GAF domain-containing sensor histidine kinase, with protein sequence MQDLSLARDLQTIMQIVDRAARDLTGADGASFVLRDGDLCYYAQEDSIAPLWQGRRFPMSACVSGWVMLNRRPAVIGDITRDPRVPIDAYRPTYVRSMAMVPIRARAPLGALGVYWSSIREIAQSEVTLLQALAGSAAVALENVALHDGLEKGKARAREVEAANRDLAERQQALEELQRQSEALSEFLAHDLRSPAAGIILAAQARLKKQDLPEPERRRWNAVLTSAEVIQRTALNLLDVASRQHGMFVLRLTELDPASLFEGVAEILEPLAASRGQRIELCPAMPRCLLRADEELVRRVLLNLVDNALRHSPPHGAVRLEARWLGPGWVELNVCDEGLGIPAHLRDRIFDKYARLADGGAITSAGRGLGLTFCRLVVEAHGGRIDVTDNGGRGSRFCVQLPAG encoded by the coding sequence GTGCAAGACCTCTCGCTGGCCCGCGACCTCCAGACGATCATGCAGATTGTCGATCGGGCCGCCCGCGACCTCACGGGCGCCGACGGCGCGTCCTTCGTGCTCCGCGACGGTGACCTCTGTTACTATGCGCAGGAGGACTCGATCGCCCCCCTCTGGCAGGGGAGACGGTTTCCGATGTCGGCGTGCGTCAGCGGCTGGGTGATGCTGAATCGGAGGCCGGCGGTCATCGGCGACATCACGCGCGATCCTCGCGTCCCGATCGACGCCTATCGGCCGACCTACGTGCGGAGCATGGCGATGGTGCCGATCCGCGCGCGCGCTCCTCTCGGGGCGCTCGGGGTCTACTGGAGCTCCATACGAGAGATCGCGCAGAGCGAGGTGACGCTGCTCCAGGCGCTCGCCGGCAGCGCCGCCGTGGCCCTGGAGAACGTCGCGCTCCACGACGGCCTGGAGAAGGGCAAGGCGCGGGCGCGCGAGGTCGAGGCGGCGAACCGCGATCTCGCGGAGAGGCAACAGGCCCTGGAGGAGCTCCAGCGGCAGAGCGAGGCGCTGAGCGAGTTCCTCGCGCACGATCTCAGGAGTCCCGCCGCCGGTATCATCCTCGCCGCGCAGGCACGCCTGAAGAAGCAGGATCTTCCGGAGCCGGAGCGGCGCCGATGGAATGCCGTCCTCACCTCGGCCGAGGTCATCCAGCGCACCGCGCTGAACCTGCTCGACGTGGCGAGCCGCCAGCACGGGATGTTCGTCCTGCGGCTCACCGAGCTCGACCCTGCGTCGCTGTTCGAAGGTGTGGCCGAGATCCTGGAGCCGCTCGCGGCGTCGCGCGGGCAGCGCATCGAGCTTTGCCCCGCCATGCCGAGGTGCCTTCTCCGCGCCGATGAGGAGCTCGTGCGGCGCGTTCTGCTGAACCTCGTCGACAACGCGCTTCGCCACAGCCCGCCGCACGGCGCGGTGCGCCTCGAGGCGCGGTGGCTCGGCCCGGGCTGGGTCGAGCTCAACGTGTGCGACGAGGGCCTGGGGATCCCGGCCCACCTGCGCGACCGCATCTTCGACAAGTACGCGCGGCTCGCCGACGGGGGCGCGATCACTTCGGCCGGCCGCGGCCTCGGGCTGACGTTCTGCCGGCTGGTCGTCGAGGCGCACGGCGGCAGGATCGACGTGACGGACAACGGGGGGCGGGGGAGCCGGTTCTGCGTTCAGCTGCCGGCAGGCTGA
- a CDS encoding cation:proton antiporter, which yields MRERLESLLLVLAVGSGVAIGAKRVAIPYNVALVLVGLLLVVVDVLPKAPMDPEVILIAFLPVLVFEGALFADADSLRGASRPILALAVPGVLISLLGTAAVATQLLALPFAAALLLGALLSITDTVSVLLAFRSVRVPHRLAAIMEGESLFNDGTALVLVVLASQVLVSGTFDGAESFRALALAMAGGAAVGGALGAVGASLLRRTPDHLTAILASIVLVFATALLAERLHASPVIAVVVLGVIVGKAARRILEPSRVLALQGFWETSGFCLNVVLFELVGMQIQADMLVREAASIGLALIALHGGRAVAVYGCFGVLRALTGEVVPFRWQHVMLVGNIKGALSMAAVLSLPSSLPYRDRLITIVFGVTFVTLVAQALPFARLLKVLGVAIPTADSVLDAAKATLIAARRGQSELDDLLAAGLVSRKEHAERRASFQRQVIQAEVALQTPQGEVVRDHLTDLALLSAQKAAVLDAARRGLIAADTAHAHVNRIDRAMVELPGGHAAHPHEHEGES from the coding sequence GTGAGGGAGCGGCTCGAGAGCCTGCTCCTCGTCCTGGCCGTCGGCTCGGGCGTCGCGATCGGCGCGAAGCGCGTCGCGATTCCCTACAACGTCGCGCTCGTGCTCGTGGGGCTGCTGCTCGTCGTCGTCGACGTGCTCCCGAAGGCGCCGATGGACCCGGAGGTCATCCTCATCGCGTTCCTCCCGGTGCTCGTGTTCGAGGGCGCCCTGTTCGCCGACGCGGACAGCCTGAGGGGCGCGAGCCGGCCGATCCTCGCGCTCGCCGTGCCGGGCGTGCTCATCTCGCTGCTCGGCACCGCCGCGGTGGCGACGCAGCTGCTCGCGCTCCCGTTCGCCGCGGCGCTCCTCCTCGGCGCGCTGCTCTCGATCACCGACACCGTGAGCGTGCTGCTCGCCTTCCGCAGCGTCCGCGTGCCGCACCGGCTGGCGGCCATCATGGAAGGCGAGAGCCTCTTCAACGACGGCACCGCGCTCGTGCTCGTGGTGCTCGCGTCGCAGGTCCTCGTGAGCGGCACCTTCGACGGCGCCGAGTCCTTCCGCGCCCTCGCCCTGGCCATGGCCGGCGGCGCGGCCGTCGGGGGCGCGCTCGGCGCCGTCGGCGCGTCCCTCCTCCGCCGCACGCCGGATCACCTGACCGCGATCCTCGCCTCCATCGTGCTCGTCTTCGCCACGGCCCTGCTCGCCGAGCGGCTCCACGCCTCGCCGGTCATCGCCGTCGTGGTCCTCGGGGTGATCGTCGGCAAGGCCGCGCGCCGCATCCTCGAGCCCTCGCGCGTGCTCGCGCTCCAGGGCTTCTGGGAGACGAGCGGCTTCTGCCTCAACGTGGTGCTCTTCGAGCTCGTCGGCATGCAGATCCAGGCGGATATGCTCGTGCGCGAGGCGGCGTCCATCGGCCTCGCGCTGATCGCCCTGCATGGGGGCAGGGCGGTGGCCGTCTACGGCTGCTTCGGCGTGCTCCGGGCGCTCACGGGCGAGGTCGTGCCCTTCCGCTGGCAGCACGTGATGCTGGTCGGCAACATCAAGGGCGCGCTGTCGATGGCGGCGGTCCTCAGCCTCCCGAGCAGCCTGCCCTACCGCGACCGCCTGATCACGATCGTCTTCGGCGTGACCTTCGTCACGCTGGTCGCGCAGGCGCTGCCGTTCGCGCGGCTGCTCAAGGTCCTGGGGGTCGCGATCCCGACGGCGGACAGCGTGCTCGACGCCGCGAAGGCTACGCTCATCGCGGCGCGGCGCGGCCAGTCCGAGCTCGACGATCTGCTCGCGGCGGGCCTCGTGTCCCGCAAGGAGCACGCCGAGCGCCGCGCCTCGTTCCAGCGGCAGGTCATCCAGGCGGAGGTGGCGCTCCAGACGCCGCAGGGCGAGGTGGTCCGCGACCACCTCACCGATCTCGCCCTCCTCTCGGCGCAGAAGGCGGCGGTGCTCGACGCGGCGAGGCGCGGCCTCATCGCCGCCGACACCGCGCACGCCCACGTGAACCGGATCGACAGGGCCATGGTGGAGCTCCCCGGCGGACACGCCGCGCACCCTCACGAGCACGAAGGAGAGAGCTGA
- a CDS encoding potassium channel family protein, with amino-acid sequence MRVLIAGAGRAGLSVAVHLAKMGHDVTIVDRDESIANSAFERHGLVSLVGDATDAGLLQEAEVARADVVVAMLRRDADNLAVALLAQAAGAKRVMVRMRDPAYRSVYVRAGVDRILSEIDVFIGAMATAIEHSGVRHAMVLGTGESVAFELDIPVDSVVAGRTVSTIAGSASFPSSCVFAGVYRPDGRVEAPRGSSVVAGGATVLLVAARDELAEVIAFFLQREPAGGGVQERR; translated from the coding sequence ATGCGCGTTCTCATCGCGGGCGCCGGGCGCGCAGGGCTCAGCGTCGCGGTCCACCTCGCGAAGATGGGCCACGACGTGACGATCGTCGATCGCGACGAGTCGATCGCGAACAGCGCCTTCGAGCGGCACGGCCTCGTCTCGCTCGTGGGCGACGCGACCGACGCCGGGCTCCTCCAGGAGGCCGAGGTGGCGCGCGCCGACGTGGTGGTGGCGATGCTTCGCCGCGACGCCGACAACCTCGCCGTGGCGCTCCTCGCGCAGGCCGCGGGGGCCAAGCGCGTGATGGTGCGCATGCGAGACCCCGCCTACCGGAGCGTGTACGTCCGCGCGGGCGTCGACCGGATCCTCTCCGAGATCGACGTCTTCATCGGCGCGATGGCCACCGCGATCGAGCACTCTGGCGTCCGCCACGCGATGGTGCTCGGCACCGGCGAGTCGGTCGCGTTCGAGCTCGACATCCCGGTCGACTCGGTGGTCGCGGGCCGCACGGTGAGCACCATCGCGGGCAGCGCGAGCTTCCCTTCGTCGTGCGTCTTCGCCGGCGTCTACCGCCCGGATGGCCGCGTCGAGGCGCCGCGCGGCTCCTCCGTCGTCGCGGGGGGCGCCACGGTGCTCCTCGTGGCCGCGCGCGACGAGCTCGCCGAGGTCATCGCGTTCTTCCTCCAGCGCGAGCCCGCGGGCGGCGGGGTCCAGGAGCGCCGCTGA
- a CDS encoding monooxygenase has translation MTRCAGTTGSWARLAAALAALSACGGDDAGAAAGGGVQAAVSYYRDVKPIFDARCAGCHSDGGVAPFSLERHETAASWAASIKRAVVERTMPPWPADNACAEYVGDRSLSEQQIQTIAAWVDGGAALGDPADEGPPIEPPASGALARVDRTLEMPVEYTPQTGPDEYRCFVIDWPEEATRYVTGFGIRPGEQRVVHHVIAFIAAPDQLAELDALDASDPGPGYPCYGGPGLKPRWLGGWVPGGGSMIFPPGAGTRIEPGSRLILQVHYNTLTAGKLPDRTAIDVTLESSVEREGTMQPWANPAWLSGDSMMIPALESDVVHRWGADPSRALADNAPIEIHWVGLHMHTLGTRARLEIERAGGGSECVLDIPRWDFHWQGNYKLAEPKVLEPGDKLSIECHWDNTPEKQPIIDGQPRVPRDVVWGEGTTDEMCLGTFYMTGR, from the coding sequence ATGACGAGGTGCGCGGGGACCACGGGCTCATGGGCACGGCTTGCGGCGGCGCTGGCCGCCCTCTCCGCCTGCGGCGGCGATGACGCCGGGGCCGCTGCAGGAGGCGGCGTCCAGGCCGCCGTCTCGTACTACCGGGACGTCAAACCCATCTTCGACGCGCGGTGCGCGGGGTGCCACAGCGACGGCGGCGTCGCGCCGTTCTCGCTCGAGCGCCACGAGACCGCGGCGTCCTGGGCCGCGTCGATCAAGCGGGCCGTCGTCGAGCGCACGATGCCCCCCTGGCCGGCCGACAACGCCTGCGCCGAGTACGTGGGCGACCGCTCCCTGTCCGAGCAGCAGATCCAGACCATCGCGGCGTGGGTCGACGGCGGCGCGGCCCTGGGCGACCCGGCGGACGAGGGCCCGCCGATCGAGCCGCCGGCGAGCGGCGCGCTCGCGCGGGTGGACCGGACGCTCGAGATGCCGGTCGAGTACACCCCGCAGACGGGGCCCGACGAGTACCGCTGCTTCGTGATCGACTGGCCGGAGGAGGCCACGCGTTACGTCACCGGCTTCGGGATCAGGCCCGGCGAGCAGCGCGTCGTCCACCACGTGATCGCCTTCATCGCGGCGCCGGACCAGCTCGCCGAGCTCGACGCCCTCGACGCGTCCGACCCGGGCCCGGGATATCCCTGCTACGGCGGCCCTGGGCTCAAGCCGCGCTGGCTCGGCGGCTGGGTGCCCGGCGGCGGGAGCATGATCTTCCCGCCGGGGGCGGGCACTCGGATCGAGCCTGGCTCCAGGCTGATCCTGCAGGTTCACTACAACACGCTGACGGCGGGCAAGCTGCCGGATCGCACCGCGATCGACGTGACGCTGGAGAGCTCCGTCGAGCGGGAGGGCACGATGCAGCCGTGGGCGAACCCGGCCTGGCTCAGCGGCGACTCCATGATGATCCCTGCCCTGGAGAGCGACGTCGTCCATCGCTGGGGGGCCGATCCCTCCCGGGCGCTCGCGGACAACGCGCCGATCGAGATCCACTGGGTGGGCCTCCACATGCATACGCTCGGCACGCGCGCGCGCCTCGAGATCGAGCGCGCCGGCGGCGGCTCGGAGTGTGTGCTCGACATCCCGCGCTGGGACTTCCACTGGCAGGGAAACTACAAGCTCGCCGAGCCCAAGGTGCTCGAGCCGGGCGACAAGCTGTCGATCGAGTGCCACTGGGACAACACGCCCGAGAAGCAGCCGATCATCGACGGACAGCCGCGGGTCCCCAGGGATGTCGTCTGGGGAGAGGGCACGACCGACGAGATGTGCCTCGGCACGTTCTACATGACCGGGCGCTGA